Proteins encoded together in one Rossellomorea sp. y25 window:
- a CDS encoding WYL domain-containing protein → MIKQSIESNKVIAFQYIDINGSYTEREIEPVTLILKINKWYVYAFCKLRNEYRLFKLGRMQNMKRTSKPIEQRERSEHESFYRHNREMVTITLKFTQHALNELEDYFDLDSVEFGDDGWVYLTESFPEDEWVYRMILSLGSEIEVLEPVHIREIMKERAKKIYDKY, encoded by the coding sequence ATGATCAAACAATCGATTGAATCCAATAAAGTCATTGCTTTTCAATATATTGATATTAATGGAAGCTATACAGAAAGAGAAATTGAACCTGTTACGTTGATTCTAAAGATCAATAAATGGTATGTGTATGCTTTTTGTAAACTAAGAAATGAATATCGGTTGTTTAAATTAGGAAGAATGCAAAACATGAAACGTACATCTAAACCTATTGAGCAAAGAGAACGAAGCGAACATGAAAGCTTTTACCGGCACAATCGTGAAATGGTTACAATCACACTAAAGTTCACTCAACATGCTTTAAATGAGTTGGAGGATTATTTCGATTTAGATTCTGTAGAATTCGGTGATGACGGGTGGGTTTATCTGACTGAATCATTCCCGGAAGATGAATGGGTCTATCGTATGATCTTAAGTCTCGGCTCCGAAATAGAAGTTCTTGAGCCAGTACATATTAGGGAGATTATGAAAGAAAGAGCAAAGAAAATATATGATAAATATTAA